In Entelurus aequoreus isolate RoL-2023_Sb linkage group LG13, RoL_Eaeq_v1.1, whole genome shotgun sequence, a genomic segment contains:
- the LOC133663785 gene encoding receptor activity-modifying protein 1-like: MMMFTYSLLAFVFFCTGLSVKSIYPCDKHMFQSNVHICSSVFNKSMETSGHHERCTWPAVKRIYNQLKLCVDHWAKTSLCLSRGSLVDDFFQEVHQEYFASCGQVHDPPLNTMIMLIAPGIIATLFLPLLCIKLTTWNIEMPNTLGL, from the exons ATg ATGATGTTTACTTACTCGCTGCTGGCATTTGTCTTCTTCTGCACAG GGCTGTCTGTGAAAAGTATCTACCCATGCGACAAGCATATGTTCCAAAGTAACGTTCACATCTGCAGCTCAGTTTTTAACAAGAGCATGGAGACAAGTGGACACCATGAAAGATGCACATGGCCAGCTGTAAAACG catcTACAATCAACTGAAGCTTTGTGTGGACCACTGGGCAAAGACGTCTTTGTGTCTGAGTCGGGGGTCTCTGGTGGACGACTTTTTCCAGGAGGTCCATCAGGAGTACTTTGCGTCCTGTGGACAAGTCCACGACCCCCCACTCAATACCATGATCATGCTAATAGCACCAGGTATCATTGCCACACTTTTCCTGCCCCTTCTCTGCATCAAACTCACTACATGGAACATCGAGATGCCCAACACTTTGGGACTGTGA